One Borreliella afzelii genomic window carries:
- a CDS encoding BBA14 family lipoprotein, with the protein MKIKNFPFLFLLNTLVIFSCSTIASLPEEPSSPKETTLKALSLYEAHLSSYIMYLQTFLVKTKQKVNSKNYPEFKLFDASKLEKDQTLKSIKANIANLKNHIDKIKPIAMQIYKKYSKNIP; encoded by the coding sequence TTGAAAATTAAAAATTTCCCCTTTTTGTTTTTATTAAACACGCTTGTAATCTTTTCATGTTCTACAATAGCAAGCCTTCCAGAAGAGCCATCATCTCCAAAAGAGACAACATTAAAGGCTTTAAGCTTATATGAAGCACATCTTTCAAGCTATATTATGTACTTACAAACATTTCTTGTAAAAACAAAACAAAAAGTAAATAGCAAAAATTATCCTGAGTTTAAACTTTTTGACGCTAGTAAATTAGAAAAAGATCAAACTCTAAAATCAATCAAAGCAAATATTGCTAATTTGAAAAATCACATTGACAAAATAAAACCAATCGCAATGCAGATTTACAAAAAATACTCAAAAAATATACCTTAA
- the ospA gene encoding outer surface lipoprotein OspA has protein sequence MKKYLLGIGLILALIACKQNVSSLDEKNSASVDLPGEMKVLVSKEKDKDGKYSLKATVDKIELKGTSDKDNGSGVLEGTKDDKSKAKLTIADDLSKTTFELFKEDGKTLVSRKVSSKDKTSTDEMFNEKGELSAKTMTRENGTKLEYTEMKSDGTGKAKEVLKNFTLEGKVANDKVTLEVKEGTVTLSKEIAKSGEVTVALNDTNTTQATKKTGAWDSKTSTLTISVNSKKTTQLVFTKQDTITVQKYDSAGTNLEGTAVEIKTLDELKNALK, from the coding sequence ATGAAAAAATATTTATTGGGAATAGGTCTAATATTAGCCTTAATAGCATGCAAGCAAAATGTTAGCAGCCTTGATGAAAAAAACAGCGCTTCAGTAGATTTGCCTGGTGAGATGAAAGTTCTTGTAAGTAAAGAAAAAGACAAAGACGGTAAGTACAGTCTAAAGGCAACAGTAGACAAGATTGAGCTAAAAGGAACTTCTGATAAAGACAATGGTTCTGGAGTGCTTGAAGGTACAAAAGATGACAAAAGTAAAGCAAAATTAACAATTGCTGACGATCTAAGTAAAACCACATTCGAACTTTTCAAAGAAGATGGCAAAACATTAGTGTCAAGAAAAGTAAGTTCTAAAGACAAAACATCAACAGATGAAATGTTCAATGAAAAAGGTGAATTGTCTGCAAAAACCATGACAAGAGAAAATGGAACCAAACTTGAATATACAGAAATGAAAAGCGATGGAACCGGAAAAGCTAAAGAAGTTTTAAAAAACTTTACTCTTGAAGGAAAAGTAGCTAATGATAAAGTAACATTGGAAGTAAAAGAAGGAACCGTTACTTTAAGTAAGGAAATTGCAAAATCTGGAGAAGTAACAGTTGCTCTTAATGACACTAACACTACTCAGGCTACTAAAAAAACTGGCGCATGGGATTCAAAAACTTCTACTTTAACAATTAGTGTTAACAGCAAAAAAACTACACAACTTGTGTTTACTAAACAAGACACAATAACTGTACAAAAATACGACTCCGCAGGTACCAATTTAGAAGGCACAGCAGTCGAAATTAAAACACTTGATGAACTTAAAAACGCTTTGAAATAA
- the ospB gene encoding outer surface lipoprotein OspB: MKQYLLVFALVLALIACSQKGTEPKSTSQDHNDQEIINSDNTPKDSKKDLTFLAEENSVSLFNGNKIFVSKEKNSAGKYELRATVDTVELKGVSDKNNGSGKLEGTKADKTKVAMTIADDLNTITVETYDASNKKTGSEVVKKQGSVIKESYKANKLDSKKITRENETTLEYSEMTDSSNATKAVETLKNGIKLEGSLVGGKTTVKLTEGTITLTREIEQDGKVKLYLNATTSGSTKKTAIWNETTNTLTISADSKKTKDLVFLTDGTITVQAYDTAGTKLEGNPSEIKDLAALKAALK; the protein is encoded by the coding sequence ATGAAACAATATTTACTAGTATTTGCTTTGGTATTAGCTTTAATAGCGTGTTCTCAAAAAGGTACTGAGCCAAAAAGTACTTCACAAGACCATAATGATCAAGAAATTATAAACTCAGACAATACACCAAAAGACTCTAAAAAAGATCTTACTTTTTTAGCAGAAGAAAACTCTGTATCTTTATTTAATGGCAATAAAATTTTCGTAAGCAAAGAAAAAAATTCTGCTGGTAAATATGAGTTAAGAGCAACAGTTGATACGGTTGAGCTTAAAGGGGTTTCTGACAAGAATAATGGATCTGGCAAGCTTGAAGGTACAAAAGCTGACAAGACTAAAGTAGCAATGACAATTGCTGACGATCTAAATACAATAACTGTAGAAACATATGATGCAAGCAATAAAAAAACTGGAAGTGAAGTTGTTAAAAAACAAGGGTCAGTAATAAAAGAATCTTACAAAGCTAATAAATTAGACTCAAAAAAAATAACAAGAGAAAACGAAACTACACTTGAATATTCAGAAATGACAGATTCTAGCAATGCTACAAAAGCAGTAGAAACTCTAAAAAATGGTATTAAACTAGAAGGAAGTCTTGTTGGTGGAAAAACAACCGTAAAATTAACAGAAGGTACTATTACATTAACAAGAGAAATAGAACAAGATGGAAAAGTAAAACTCTACTTAAATGCTACTACATCTGGTAGTACTAAAAAAACAGCAATATGGAACGAAACTACTAACACATTAACAATTAGTGCTGACAGTAAAAAAACTAAAGATCTTGTGTTCTTAACAGATGGTACCATTACAGTACAAGCATATGACACAGCAGGTACTAAACTTGAGGGCAACCCAAGTGAAATTAAAGATCTTGCAGCACTTAAAGCTGCTTTAAAATAA
- a CDS encoding plasmid maintenance protein — MKTSKQKSPNTTKRVKKTTKNFQHNLIVLISTLNFINLNLKKYTQKNILYFLNKNLERNKQNPIKLKTLQNYLYTLEKKFKITLNYCKHLGKNSGSETYYKLKYEKEKCYSIINTYFKEKTNNKINEFLQRIKKFNQINSSVKWECINNTNNNIYKYKEYRNIYKNSKKTTPEKILNKYLSKCNFKTEIPSLIMNLETTHKIKIYHLRNLKHIENDLKEIDPKKIEKYLSNAIKENINNPGYLCKFFKNNGYKKLINKIKETNKKYKNKTEILKKILKEKIKELENEQYKKEDLEKFFNKTYEIYKIKPHFIIEYKKYPDLDKLVQRAKKEICKIQDKMIQLKSIKNNIFSILLEQLRHKVDNDKLIPTLKKFIENEPDLKYSKVFDNSYYNNLIKIVS; from the coding sequence TTGAAAACATCAAAACAAAAATCACCAAACACTACAAAAAGGGTAAAAAAAACTACAAAGAACTTCCAACACAACTTGATTGTATTAATCTCTACTCTCAACTTTATAAACTTAAACTTAAAAAAATACACACAAAAAAACATCCTTTATTTTCTAAATAAAAACCTTGAAAGAAATAAACAAAACCCCATAAAACTAAAAACACTACAAAACTATTTATACACACTAGAGAAAAAATTTAAAATTACACTAAACTACTGTAAACATTTGGGAAAAAATTCTGGAAGTGAAACTTATTATAAACTTAAATATGAAAAAGAAAAATGCTATTCAATAATTAACACATACTTCAAGGAAAAAACAAATAATAAAATTAATGAATTTCTGCAAAGAATAAAAAAATTTAATCAAATAAATAGCAGTGTTAAATGGGAGTGTATTAATAATACTAATAATAATATATATAAATATAAAGAATATAGAAATATATACAAAAATTCTAAAAAAACAACACCTGAGAAAATATTAAATAAATATTTAAGCAAATGCAATTTCAAAACAGAAATTCCATCTCTGATAATGAATTTAGAAACGACACACAAGATTAAAATCTATCATTTAAGAAACTTAAAGCACATTGAAAATGATCTTAAAGAAATAGACCCTAAAAAAATCGAAAAATACCTATCAAACGCAATAAAAGAAAATATAAACAATCCTGGATACTTATGTAAATTTTTCAAAAACAATGGATACAAAAAGTTAATAAATAAAATAAAAGAAACAAATAAAAAATATAAAAACAAAACAGAAATTTTAAAAAAAATACTTAAAGAAAAAATAAAAGAATTAGAAAATGAGCAATATAAAAAAGAAGATCTTGAAAAGTTTTTTAACAAAACATATGAAATTTACAAAATAAAGCCACATTTCATAATAGAATACAAAAAATATCCAGATTTAGATAAATTGGTTCAAAGGGCAAAAAAAGAAATTTGTAAAATTCAAGACAAAATGATACAGCTTAAAAGTATAAAAAACAACATTTTTAGTATATTATTAGAACAGTTAAGGCATAAAGTAGACAATGATAAACTAATCCCTACTTTAAAAAAATTCATTGAGAATGAGCCTGACCTTAAATATAGCAAGGTATTTGACAATTCTTACTATAATAATTTGATTAAAATAGTGAGCTGA
- a CDS encoding DUF226 domain-containing protein, giving the protein MTALLERLKQKQKELKLNTNDKPKFKKEKKANVFSKIEEVKGRKIYHTKIFNDFYTFGISKNEPTKFFISLRGIFNIEDISMFHLFSLREDDEFMGIYYGIRKLDKAFIVKNFNKKETYTLRKCEYIEFKFKKGSVFCYLNGLHILLKKDRVDSPYYNTLLNIILELETELYAFYNKKLSKGGIIPEWIKKRQK; this is encoded by the coding sequence ATGACGGCTTTACTTGAACGATTAAAGCAAAAGCAAAAAGAATTAAAATTAAATACTAATGATAAACCGAAATTCAAAAAAGAAAAAAAGGCAAATGTTTTTTCTAAAATTGAGGAGGTTAAAGGTAGAAAAATATATCATACTAAAATTTTTAATGATTTTTATACATTTGGAATAAGCAAGAATGAACCCACCAAATTTTTCATCTCTTTAAGGGGAATCTTTAACATAGAAGACATAAGTATGTTTCATTTATTTTCCTTAAGAGAAGACGATGAATTTATGGGAATTTATTACGGAATAAGAAAGCTTGACAAAGCGTTTATTGTAAAGAATTTCAACAAAAAAGAAACTTATACATTAAGAAAATGTGAATATATTGAATTTAAGTTTAAAAAAGGTTCTGTTTTTTGTTATTTAAACGGTCTTCATATTTTACTTAAAAAGGATAGGGTCGACAGCCCCTATTATAATACGCTTTTAAATATTATTTTAGAGTTAGAAACCGAACTTTACGCTTTTTATAACAAAAAATTATCAAAAGGGGGAATTATTCCTGAATGGATAAAAAAGAGACAAAAGTAA
- a CDS encoding ParA family protein, producing the protein MDKKETKVITVASIKGGVGKSTTSLIFATLLSIKCKVLLIDIDTQASTTSYFFNKIKDNNVDLINKNIYEVLISNLHIDNAIITINKNLDLIPSYLTLHKFNSESIPYKEFKLKEQLKLLSNHYDYIILDTNPSLDFTLTNALVCSNYIIIPITAEKWAVESLDLFTFFMNKLLLTLPMYLINTKFKKNNTHKELLKVLEKNNNFLGTISEREDLNKRIAKNDRFDLTKDYIIEYQNTLDAFLNKSGYVH; encoded by the coding sequence ATGGATAAAAAAGAGACAAAAGTAATAACAGTTGCAAGCATAAAAGGTGGTGTTGGCAAAAGTACAACAAGTTTAATTTTTGCCACATTGCTTTCAATCAAATGTAAAGTTCTTTTAATAGATATTGATACTCAAGCTTCAACAACAAGCTATTTTTTTAATAAAATCAAAGATAACAATGTAGATTTAATAAACAAAAACATATACGAAGTGTTAATATCAAATTTGCATATAGATAATGCAATAATAACAATTAACAAAAATTTGGATTTAATTCCAAGTTATTTAACATTGCATAAATTCAATTCAGAATCTATTCCGTACAAAGAATTTAAATTAAAAGAACAACTAAAGCTACTTAGTAATCATTATGATTACATAATACTTGATACAAATCCCAGCTTGGATTTTACTTTAACGAATGCTCTTGTATGCAGCAATTATATAATAATACCAATAACGGCAGAGAAATGGGCTGTTGAAAGTTTAGACTTGTTTACTTTTTTTATGAACAAGCTATTATTAACTTTGCCAATGTATTTAATCAATACCAAATTTAAAAAAAACAACACACATAAAGAACTTTTAAAGGTTTTAGAGAAAAATAATAATTTCTTAGGGACAATATCTGAGAGAGAAGATTTAAATAAAAGAATAGCAAAAAACGACAGATTTGATTTGACGAAGGATTACATAATAGAGTACCAAAACACGCTTGACGCGTTTTTAAATAAATCAGGTTACGTACACTAA
- a CDS encoding chromosome replication/partitioning protein has translation MDIKINKRNLSESVREEEQALIHYNKLKEKLNINFQKEIYCKLEAMKVLKEIKDKEYYRLDNYSNFDDFAKDYRLARTQTYKYLKIATAIEEGLIEEKYVVKNGINETICLLKTKESPSLKKSTQNPIKPLRFQLKKEESYSFYKKNAKLTSFLLEKIFFEEKDFLLKIINEFESSRNKRK, from the coding sequence GTGGATATAAAGATAAATAAAAGGAATTTATCTGAGAGTGTTAGAGAAGAAGAACAAGCGCTTATTCATTATAATAAGCTTAAAGAAAAATTAAATATTAATTTTCAAAAAGAAATTTATTGTAAACTAGAAGCAATGAAGGTTTTAAAAGAAATTAAAGATAAAGAATATTATAGGCTAGACAACTATTCTAATTTTGATGATTTTGCAAAAGACTATAGGCTTGCTAGAACTCAAACATATAAGTATCTAAAAATTGCAACAGCAATAGAAGAAGGTTTGATTGAAGAAAAGTATGTAGTTAAAAACGGGATTAATGAGACAATTTGTTTACTTAAAACAAAAGAAAGTCCGAGTTTAAAAAAATCTACCCAAAATCCAATAAAACCACTAAGATTTCAGCTCAAAAAGGAAGAATCTTATTCTTTTTATAAAAAAAATGCTAAGCTTACGAGCTTTCTTTTAGAAAAAATTTTTTTCGAAGAAAAAGATTTTTTATTAAAAATAATTAACGAATTTGAAAGTTCAAGGAATAAACGAAAATGA
- a CDS encoding DUF261 domain-containing protein — MFIEKILQNNKELLKDIQKSGCYFLSLHYWIFILTGFDFTEKDVNLNYERFLKLGYIRNDCYILNPCKILSCYKIFSQVRYESPLYLPVAGKEFEITEIKLKDQVFVHFIAMDNNKVLYDSLDLRSKGKKFEIISKRIFNYFV, encoded by the coding sequence ATGTTTATTGAAAAAATATTACAAAACAATAAAGAGCTTTTAAAAGACATTCAGAAGTCCGGGTGTTATTTTTTATCTCTGCACTATTGGATATTTATTTTAACAGGTTTTGATTTTACGGAAAAAGACGTTAATTTAAACTACGAACGGTTTTTAAAATTAGGCTATATTAGAAATGATTGCTATATTTTAAATCCATGTAAAATTCTTAGTTGTTATAAAATATTTTCTCAGGTCAGATATGAAAGTCCGCTTTATTTGCCTGTAGCAGGCAAAGAGTTCGAAATAACAGAGATTAAGCTAAAAGATCAGGTTTTTGTTCATTTTATTGCAATGGATAATAATAAGGTACTTTACGACAGTCTTGATTTAAGGTCTAAAGGAAAGAAATTTGAAATAATATCAAAAAGAATATTTAATTATTTTGTTTGA
- the dbpA gene encoding decorin-binding protein DbpA, whose translation MIKYNKIILTLTLLASLLAACSLTGKARLESSVKDITNEIDKAIKAAKDAGVNTDAFTETQTGGKVAGSQIRDAKKLVADLTIEFLKATEEETITFKENGAGEDEFSGIYDLIYRTAEAVEKIGMKVKQAVEDTAKENPKTTANGIIAIVKVMKAKVENIKEKQTKNQK comes from the coding sequence ATGATTAAATATAATAAAATTATACTTACACTAACTTTACTTGCTAGCCTGTTAGCAGCATGTAGTTTAACAGGAAAAGCTAGATTGGAATCATCAGTTAAAGACATTACAAATGAAATAGATAAAGCTATAAAAGCAGCTAAAGACGCTGGTGTAAATACAGACGCGTTCACAGAAACACAAACAGGTGGCAAGGTGGCGGGCTCTCAAATAAGAGACGCAAAAAAGCTCGTCGCTGACTTAACAATCGAATTTCTAAAAGCAACAGAAGAGGAAACTATTACATTTAAAGAAAATGGAGCGGGGGAAGATGAATTCTCAGGAATATATGATTTAATATACAGAACCGCAGAAGCAGTAGAAAAAATTGGGATGAAAGTGAAACAAGCGGTCGAAGATACCGCTAAAGAAAATCCTAAAACTACAGCTAATGGGATAATTGCGATTGTAAAAGTAATGAAAGCAAAAGTGGAAAACATTAAAGAAAAACAAACTAAAAATCAAAAATAA
- the dbpB gene encoding decorin-binding protein DbpB, with amino-acid sequence MKKFNLIIEALFAILLTACNFGLMEETKIALESSSKDVKNKILQIKKDAEDKGVNFAAFTSSETGSKVTNGGLALREAKIQAINEVEKFLKRIEEEALKLKEHGNSGQFLELFDLLLEVLESLEPIGIKGLKDFISEEAKCNPISTSERLIEVKVQIENKMEEVKKKQNLNKERKSNKGKKKK; translated from the coding sequence ATGAAAAAGTTCAATTTAATAATTGAGGCGCTGTTTGCTATTCTATTAACAGCTTGTAATTTTGGATTAATGGAAGAAACAAAAATAGCGCTTGAATCATCCTCTAAGGATGTGAAAAATAAAATTTTACAAATAAAAAAAGACGCTGAGGACAAGGGTGTAAATTTTGCAGCTTTTACAAGCAGTGAAACCGGTTCTAAAGTGACAAATGGGGGATTAGCTTTAAGAGAAGCAAAAATACAAGCAATTAATGAAGTGGAAAAGTTTCTCAAGAGAATAGAAGAAGAGGCTTTAAAACTTAAAGAACATGGAAATAGTGGTCAATTCTTGGAGCTGTTTGACTTACTGCTTGAAGTTTTAGAATCATTAGAACCGATTGGAATAAAAGGCTTAAAAGACTTTATTTCAGAGGAAGCTAAATGTAACCCTATAAGCACATCTGAAAGATTAATTGAGGTTAAGGTGCAAATAGAAAATAAGATGGAAGAGGTTAAGAAAAAACAAAATCTTAATAAGGAGAGAAAAAGTAATAAAGGCAAAAAAAAGAAATAA
- a CDS encoding PBSX family phage terminase large subunit — protein MKFSRSLIFLNLQKKFKNKFNINILDYIKPRPINIGFKDFENQYLTTKQKEVLFDIESHTYSKVIFSGGIASGKTFLASYLLIKKLIENKSFYEQDTNNFIIGNSIGLLMTNTIKQIEKICGLLGIDYQKKKSGQSFCKIAGLELNIYGGKNRDAFSKIRGGNSAIIYVNEATVIHKETLLEVMKRLRKGKSIIIFDTNPESPAHYFKTDYIENTDVFKTYNFTTYDNPLNSADFIETQEKLYKHFPAYKARVLYGEWVLNESSLFNEMIFNQDYEFKSPIMYIDPAFSVGGDNTAVCVLERTFDKFYAYIYQSQKPISDSLMLSSIQVLIENFNVNTVYIEERDSTKGDGILTKTILFLRNKSFCYFRVAPIKPLSNKFKRICALIPLFESRKIEFLKIVSKNVIADIYSYKGDGKTKDDALDSLANSYLLLTLNYKEKLLHFGKFKYL, from the coding sequence TTGAAATTTTCAAGATCTTTAATCTTTCTCAATCTTCAGAAAAAGTTTAAAAATAAATTTAATATCAATATTTTGGATTATATTAAGCCAAGACCAATCAATATTGGTTTTAAAGATTTTGAAAACCAATATTTAACCACTAAGCAGAAAGAAGTGCTTTTTGACATAGAAAGTCATACTTATTCAAAAGTAATATTTAGTGGCGGGATTGCAAGTGGTAAGACATTTTTAGCCTCATATTTGCTTATTAAAAAGCTTATTGAAAACAAATCTTTTTATGAGCAAGATACTAATAATTTTATTATAGGCAATTCTATTGGTTTGTTAATGACAAATACTATAAAGCAAATAGAAAAGATTTGCGGGCTATTAGGAATTGATTATCAGAAAAAGAAAAGCGGGCAATCTTTTTGTAAAATAGCAGGGCTTGAGCTTAATATTTATGGGGGTAAAAACAGAGATGCTTTTTCTAAGATTCGAGGGGGCAATAGTGCAATAATTTATGTAAATGAAGCAACAGTAATCCACAAAGAAACTTTGCTTGAGGTAATGAAAAGGCTTAGAAAGGGCAAATCAATTATTATTTTTGATACAAATCCCGAAAGCCCAGCACATTATTTTAAAACAGACTATATTGAAAATACAGATGTTTTTAAAACATATAATTTTACAACGTATGACAACCCTTTAAATTCAGCAGATTTTATTGAAACCCAGGAGAAGCTTTACAAACATTTTCCTGCTTATAAGGCCCGAGTACTTTATGGAGAGTGGGTGTTAAATGAATCTTCATTGTTTAATGAAATGATTTTTAACCAAGATTATGAATTTAAAAGTCCAATAATGTACATTGATCCTGCATTCTCAGTAGGTGGGGACAATACAGCTGTTTGTGTTTTAGAACGCACTTTTGATAAGTTTTATGCATATATTTATCAAAGCCAAAAACCAATAAGTGATAGCTTAATGCTTAGCTCTATTCAAGTTTTAATAGAAAATTTCAATGTAAATACGGTTTATATTGAGGAGAGAGATAGTACCAAAGGGGATGGAATTTTGACCAAAACAATTCTTTTTCTAAGAAATAAGAGTTTTTGTTATTTTAGAGTTGCGCCAATAAAACCCTTGAGCAATAAGTTTAAAAGAATATGTGCTTTAATTCCTTTGTTTGAAAGCCGCAAAATAGAATTTTTAAAAATAGTAAGCAAAAATGTAATAGCTGATATTTACAGCTACAAAGGCGACGGCAAAACAAAAGATGATGCACTCGATTCTCTTGCAAATTCTTATCTTCTTTTAACATTAAATTATAAAGAAAAATTATTACATTTTGGAAAGTTTAAATATTTATAA